In the genome of Arachis hypogaea cultivar Tifrunner chromosome 9, arahy.Tifrunner.gnm2.J5K5, whole genome shotgun sequence, the window TTTGTCACATTTCTGTTGGCCACCTGACACATGCATCGATATAGCCATGCCAACGCACCCGAACCCCAACTATAAGTGCCCATCTCGTCAAGTCACGCCACAAAGGGCAACCACCGTATATGAACCCAATTTCTACTTTTGTCAGCAAACAACTAAGTGGATAGTAGCATCATAATGTGCGCACGTGCATATATGCATACGGTATCCTCAGTCGTATCGGCTAGCAGCACCTTGAATCTCTCATGGAACCATGTGAAGTGGACTGTAAACTACTTTACCTTATCCGGTGGCGAAAGCTCGCCAAACAACTTCCGAAATCACTCCTAAACCGGCCTGCCATCATCCATCAGCTTATCAAAATCTGTGAGGCACCCAGATACAGCCTTACCATCGATGGGCAATTCCAGCTGGTATGCCACATCCTACAGTGTGATGGTGCACTCCTCGAATGGTATATGAAAGGTGTGCGTCTCAGGACACCACCTCTCAATGAACGCATTGACCAATGGCTCATTCATCCAGAATCACCGCAGGTTGATCCTAGCTAGGTGGTACAAACTAACCCTCTCCAAATAGGGTATAATCTTATCATGCAAAGGCATATTTTGTTGCCTCTGAATACTGTACATACACCTACTTGGCTGCAGTATGTGAGAAAAATAACCACACCAAATGAAATTCCAACACTTACAAATTTAAACCATAAATTATAATCGGAAATAAAAAGTACAAGTGTCCTATCTATCCAATCTTAACTAACATTTCAGATATCGTTCAGTTaacattatttttcaaccaaattttattaaaatagagaAACAAAAATGTTAAACTtttacataaaattttaaaacatatcTAGATATATTTTAGAATAAGTGAAAAatgttcaatttttaaattcataataAGTCCtgcattataaaatttaaaacagtAAGACTTAAATCttagatttaaaataataaaatacaaccattagattttatttctataatttaagtctaaaatttaaatattaaactacaaaacttatcattttaaattttaaaataataaaatactatcGTTAGgttctatttctaaaatttaactcttaaattttaaatagtaaattgcaaaacttataattttaaattttaaaatttaaaatttaatatttaatagctAGAGTTTTAAATCTTAGTTTTTAAATAcgatatttaaaaaataacccTACTTAAAATCTTACCCTTTAAATTTTAAGTCTTAACTTTGAAATTCTAAACTACAAATCTTAAattctttattagtttttaaatacgatatttaaaaaataacccTACAAGACTTAAatactatatttaaaatttgaacccTAAATTTCAATTACAAACGGATAACCATTCTACTTAAACATTTAATCTTACCTTTAAATTTTAAGTCTTAACTTTGAAATTCTAAACTACAAATCTTAAATTCTTTATTCTAACTATTGCACCCTAATACTACATTTTATGTTATATAAAATTCAATacataaaagaaaacaaacttaCCTCTTTGTTAATGCTTCTGGCAACATGCGCAGCGCCATTAAATCAGTACAAGGTGTATTTGTCCGCCATGATTCTGCGCTTAAATAATTCCAAATGTCCAATAACCTTAAGAACCTTTCCCTCTCAATCCacaatttttttctctctctctctaaaacaaaGTTTAACTTCTCTCTAAACTTTTGCTAAATGATACAAACTGATGAATAATTCGCGACTCCCTCCGACGTATTTATACTCAAGCACGCATAAATTGCTATTTTCCTATCGCAGTTTATGCATAATTGAATTTTGTGAAGAAACCGCTGGAAGAATGTTGTGATTTTTTTCTTAACGTGTTTGAATATAAACCGCTATACTTCTCTAGCGGTTTACATCTATACCTAATTTGTAGTTAATGTCGGtttctataataatattaaagtTACATTTACGTATGTAATCTTTAAAAGCTGTAATCtggtaaaattaaaatacaaatgatttattttggtaacttataaattattttttaataaatattctaataattttttatagaaaCTAAACCGtgtcaaataataagattttttctttaattttttaattatatttgaatGTGAGTTTTAAAAAAGAGAATTGAGACATGGAAAACAACTTAACCACTACTAGATTAAATtgtttcttattatatttttttaaaattattttacataaccatatattatattcctaattaatatatataatctaaaatatttaattaaatattattttatatttaatttaattttattattattttatgtgcacttttttttaaatttaattgtctttctaattgtataaaattattaaaataaacattaaattttattaaacatctataaaaagtaaacaaaaatacttttattaatcataaagtatttacttttttaatttatagatgttcaataaaatttaatatttattttaataattttataaattaaaaaataattaatttttaaaaagtgaatataaattaaaaataaaaataagaattaaataaatataaaatgatatatatatatatatatatatatatatatatatatataatcgaatgttttaaatgatatattttaattaaaaatataatatatggttatgtaatataatttaaaaaaacttaATATATAACAAGAAAACACTATAATGTTGAAGATAATTGAATTTTTTAAGGTGTAAAAAATGAGATTAAGTAAGTGTTGGGGTTCGAATTCCGTTTTGTGTATGTAGTAATTCATTGGCTAGCGACAAattcttaaatggagctcagattcgTGACGGATTAGTTTTTGACCTATCGAGTTAGGAGATATTGTggacaacaaaaaataaattaataagattaaaaaatataaaaattttaagattataaaataaaaacaagaaagctTTATATAATGATTGATTTGATCAATTTTGTCATATGATTCCTATACATATTTTCTTCTAgttatatttgaaaaaataaataattctccaTCAAACtagtaaaaaaatatctaaactatcaataaaaaaatataagataatatataattttaacttatttttactcGTTTCTTCTGACGtattttattattacttgcaAATAAATATAACAAAGCAAAAGAAATTAAGGAAATATTTATCGGAGTTGTACTAAAAAcacattaaacaaaaaaaaaatattcatttacaAAACCTATCTTTCATATTTCCAATAACAATGCACATGGCTATCAATAAAGAATAATAAAGAATATGGGCCAACAAATTATTAAATTACTTTAATTATAGGAAACTTATTTACTATTAGAAAATATTTTGAGCCACACTACAAACATACATAAATACTGTATGGCTGAAATATTGGCCACAAATAAAGAATCTTATCAATAAGTccttaaaatcataaaattctttCTCCACTATAGACATAATTCTTAAATAGTTTATATGAGAAGTTGGAAAATTGATGTGTGTGTAACTGTGTATATAAATAGGCATGCATGTTACGGTGAGAAGTGTGGAAATAGAGTTAATTGTTTAACATGACAACATCTCAAGTCCAGAAGATAGAAACAGAGTTTCCTATTAAGGCAGATGCTAAGGAATTCTATGATGTTTTCTGCAACAAGACACACCAAGTTGCCAAGGCTTGGCCTGATATTGTAAAGAGTGTTGTAATTCATGAAGGTGAATGGGGCACTGAGAGATCCATCATTTCATGGAACTATGTTTACGGTAATGTCAAGTGGACTTTAACTTGTTACAAAGTCAATTCTTCttggtttatattttaattatcttttatcccAAACCCCGTCCCCTCACAAAGTAACGGTCAAAATTCACTATGCatacaaataatttttgtttagtaTTAGATATTGATATAAGATCTGGAAGCCTAAATTTCCATATGAGAAATTTTTGGAtcaataatttttagtattttttgttattatttgattagtataaatattcaattatttttaacaaataaattgtattaatttacgtgtgtaaattttaaaaaaatatgaatttaaactgtattaatttatatgtaaaaattttagtaaatataaatacaaattatacaATTTGTTATgtacaaaatttttataaatataagtgCATATTATTACTGGCCAAATAATATTTACTGGCCATTTAGCATTACAACTTTCCCAATTTTGTGATGACACTTTTTATTTCCTTTGATCCGTAAAATCTAAACGGTTTTTGGTTTTGAGAAGATTAGATGGCAAGGCTTGTGTTGCTAAGGAGATTATTGAAGACATTGACAAAGAAGACAATAAGATGAGCTTTAGAGTGTTGGAAGGAGACCTGCTGAACCACTACAAGAGCTTCAAGTTCTTGCTTCATGTTGTTCCCAAGAAAGAGGGAGGAAGCATGGTGCACTGGACCATAGAATATGAGAAGATCAATGAGAGTTGGTAGTTGATGAGAGCAAACAGGTTGAAGCTCACCTTATTTCCCAAGGCTGCTGAAAAAGTGATGAATAATTCACATAAAAGTAATGGTGAATTTGAAGCTGGGTAATTGGagctatataataatattattatgatgtGCCCTCATGTATCTTTGCTAAAATAATGGGCAATGGCATAAGCTACTATATATACTAAGCTTATTGAGCCGAGATGCATGTTTCGTGTCCTACgttcaataataaataataaattattaagttGTCGTGTGAAAATGAGATATCATTGCCGAGAAATACTTGAACATTTTCGGAGAAAAATTTATTCACTTGTTCAAAGACATACATTGAGATAATGAAATTCGAATTAATTAGGAGATTgagatttaatattatatttattagtagttataaattgaaactaaaattttgGTGATTATATTAGTAGTTTATATCTTGATCCTTGTCCTTCTATACCAACGAGTCAacgattctttttttttattttgtgtgtcTCTATagattttatctctttttttttctttttttgatgtTGTAAAAAAGATTTTAGTttcttttaagtttatttgattaATTAGATCCGATTTTGTAATCTTATTTAGTAATCTAAAATCTTAACTTAACGAACTGAGTTTGAATTCACCGTGTTATgtatagggatgtcaatggggcggggcgggggcgggggatgcTTCCCTACTCCCCGTCCCCGCCCCCAGAATTAATCCCCGTCCCCGCCCCATTCCCCGTCATGGGGGGATAATTGTCCCCATCCCCGTTCCCCGCATTCCCCGCGTTTCCCGCGGGGCCCCATTCCCCATCTCtctatatttaacattcatatgaaaattatagtaaaaaatatcaaaaaaataaaaaacaaactaaaaaatattattacaaacacacaaacatatcttatctAAGATTATAAGTCCAGAAATACAACATAGCAAATCatagtccataaaataaaatcttaaaatgcaacttccattataaagaaagcaataaaacaaAGTCTTTAACATCAAATATTCTTTCATTGTCAGCATAAAACTTCTAACAAACATCTCCATGTTTAACATATAGTGACGAGAATGGAAGCAAACACGCAGACGCAGAAGTGGAGAGGAGAAGGACGCCGTGCCTGAGGAGAGAGAACGACGCGGTGAAGCTGCTAGGGTGATGGCGCAAGAGTGACCGGTGGCTAGCTGTGAGGGTTTTGAAGTTTGAACAAAGTGAAGAGTGAGTGAGTGACTGGAGTCTGGAGAGTTGGGGTTTGGATGGGAATAGAGAGTTAGAGAGGGCGCAACAACAAAGGTGAGAAGGGAATATagggttaaaattttttaatgggtgaaattattaaaatactccctatgttagaaataaagtaagaatatttaaataaatttaacaatTCGGGGAATTATCGGGGAtggggcggggatccccgctcgggtccccgcgccTGTCTCGGGGGAATtttgctccccatccccatccccacgGGGAAAATTCCCCACCATCGAGGCCCCATTTGGGGCGGTCCCCGCGGGGATCCCCGCCTGCTGGGGATTTTTGACACCCCTAGTTATGTATATATGATTGATTGTGTGTGAGTTTATGACTTATTATACTTCAAAAATTTCAATCTTTACCTCAATGATTTTAGTTTTTTCATAATGGTTTAAATGTTTTATTatgtctctatttttattttctttaattaataggagtattttaataattttttatttcaatctctatatttattataaaaagttGTGAATTGTGGCAGGTTGGAGaatatgatgaataatgagaaaaaagagaaagacaaagaaaagtgaGATAAAAGActtgtttattaaaattagaatgaaTGACTATAAAAATGAGTATTACTATATAAAGACTATTTGTAAAactaattaattatgattagttATAAACTATTTTCTAAATATAATTTCAACAGATTTCTAACCATGATataacaactaactaactaagatTAAAGATAAGgactattataaataaattttataaacatTCTCCCTCAAACTAGAAATGTAGATGTCTAGCAATCCTAATTTGGAATAGCAGGAAAAGAAGGGCCTAGAGTCCATGTATTGTTAAGCAAATATGTTGTTCAGTTAGGAGAAGTAACAGGTAACAATTTGAGAATCCCTTGATTGGCCTTATCACATACAATGTGGTAgtcaatttttatatgtttaGTGTGTTTGTGCAAAATCGGATTGATTGTCCTATGAAATACAAATTGACTATCACTATATACAAGATAAAAGGCTTCAAGTGTTCAAAACCAAGAACCTTCAACAGTCGAATAAACCAAATTCCTTCACAATAAGGCTCGATATTCGGCTTCGAATAATGAATGCAACACTGTCTGTTACTTGCTACTCTTTCATGAAATGAGAGTTGTTCCTAAAAAGAAATAATACCCTAAAACTGATCTTTGTGTGTCTGAACAGGTTGTTCAGTCAACATTAACAAACTTGGTGAGAGTGTAGTCGTTGtgcagagaaaaaaaaaggcTGATGCTAGGAGCTTTCTTTAAATATTTCAAGATTCTCAAGGCTACTTTGAGATGGTTAGTGATTGGGGACTCTAAATATTGGCTTAAATTTTCTACTGCAAAGAATATAGTACTTATGAAATATTACAATTTCCCAATCAATTTCCTATAATTGGTAGAATTAACAATCAGGTCTTCTGAGGTCTTAGACAAATGGATTAAATAATTCATTGGTGTTGACACCGGCTTTGCATCAATTAGACCAAATTTCTCAATCATGTAAGTAGTATATTTCTTTTCGTATAAGGCTGATGGTTCTGCTTGAACTTGAGAAGGAGGTTGAATCaagttagtttaaaatttaaaatttcagacTCTATTTATACTGAATCCGTAAATGTAAGAGATTTTTTCGTTTTGTCTCATGTGCAGAAAAGAAACattgaagggaagaagagaaagatgcCAGCATATATCTTGATTCGGATTCCAAGTACCATGAATCCTACGTCCATTCTCCACCAAAAAtcatggtggaattttcactataatccaCTGATTACAATCACCCATACTATTGAATTACAAcctaattcaactagtatctaTCCCTAAGCTTTTATCACCAAAGCTTAGCACCCAAAGTGTTGTCCCAACTTGGAAGGAAAATCTAAATAGATTCAAACtcaccaagtgctaacccaacttggtaAGGAGAACTAGTCCTAGTTCAACAACCCAATAACACAAGAATTCATTGGCTATTTTTTCcatcactcttgccttttctctcttAGCTTTTTCAACTCACATAATTAACCTTTTTTCAATACAGAAAATGACACAAGACAGCCGTAACAAAGAAAATCAGAaattaagcttgagtagaagaaaaagattttagCTCAATAGTTGAGATGATGCTTTAAGTTTTTGCTCTCTTTTTCTTTACTTCAAATGTTGGAATGAGGTTGGTTATATATCTTCAGCTTACCTTCAATTTTGCCTCTTCTATTTTCTTGTCCCAGCTGTTCGTTGGAGCTGTCACTGCTGGCATGTTGGTGTGTTGtttattcctttttctttcagCTGTCCTGCTTTGCTCATGATGTAGAAagcttccctttttcttttatcaaatgcatagccttttatttttgttgaacgGTGCTATGTTAGAGTGCTTTGGACTTGTGCATTAACTTGAAGCACCAAGGGAATTGGAATAAACCAGCTACATTGTTTGGCTGTGAAAATGAGTAATGGGCTGTAACAATAAAACACACAATAAACAAAATTGGGCTTTTAACCCAACCAATATTTGTCATTATTTGTTTGCCCAAAATCAAACTAAGCTGAACAAAGGCTAACCCTTTCGTGCTGTAACTCTATAAGCCACCTTCATACCCAAGAAATATTTAAGTTTGTCCAAAATCCTTGATGTTGAATCTATCATCTAATATCTTCTTAATGCAGTACATTATTTCCAACCAAGAAAAGGAATAATCCGATTAAGACTGCACATAACCAAATTTAGATAGGACAAAAACAAGTTTGATGTTTTGTTGTCGACTCACTTGCTTGAGTCCATAAAGAGACTTGTTGAGCTTGCAAATTGAACCAGCAGGTGCTTGCGCTTCTTGAGGCACCTTCTTGTAAACCTTTTCAAGCAAGTTACTATGCAATATTGACATCTAATTATTGTTCCAAGAATCATCTCTAAGGAACAGCAACTAAGAGAAGAACTCTTAAGGTGGTCATGCAAACCACGGGGTTAAACATGTCAAAATAGTCAAAGCCGATTGTTTGATTGTACCACTTTTACCATTAATCTAGCCTTGTTCCTTTCCACAGAACCATCCGCATGGAATTTGACATTGACCACCCATTTCGAACCAATGGCACTCTTTCCTGGAGGCATATTGGTAATAGTCTAAGTTTTGTTATTTTCAAGAATCAAGAGTGTTGACCTTAGCATTAATGGCAACCTTCCAACAAGCTTGCTAGACAACATCATCATATGTTTTTGGTTCTGAGATGGCAACCAATGCAAAAGAGAAGGCttgaaatttgttgagagattgTTGTATGTGACATACTTTAAAATCAGATATCTGCTGATGATGGAGTGAGTTGATGTGAAGGAGACAAGACACATTAATATTCTTTGAGCTAAATTGGAGGTTTTCTTAACCTCTGTGATTTTAGATGTTATCTAATAAAGTTTGCTATGGGAATGCATGTTGTGCATGAGAGTTTAATGCATCATCATGAGTATGATGGTGTGGTTTTTGTTTTGGTTGGTGAAGAGAATTTTTGCAAACTTGGCAGATTCTCGTCAACCGTGTCATGAATGTGTTGTGGTGTTTGATGAATGATGTTTGGATGTAATAACAAGTCATGCTCATGAATGCAAAATGGATTGAGATTAAAAAAAATGGGCATTCATATTATTAGGTGCATTTACATGTGTTTAAGAATCAGAGGCATTTTATTGTGATAGGAAAAAACATCTTCTTAAAATTGCACATGTCTAGAGATTAAAAAAAACTCTCTTGTGTTAGTGTCATAAAGCACATATC includes:
- the LOC112710315 gene encoding MLP-like protein 43, coding for MTTSQVQKIETEFPIKADAKEFYDVFCNKTHQVAKAWPDIVKSVVIHEGEWGTERSIISWNYVYDGKACVAKEIIEDIDKEDNKMSFRVLEGDLLNHYKSFKFLLHVVPKKEGGSMVHWTIEYEKINESW